A region of the Vibrio chagasii genome:
TATCGGTCAGCCATAAAGCGTCATCAGGTTGGAAGAGAACGTTTTTGCTCGGCTTGATGTGTAGCTTGATCCCAAGCGTGATATTTGCCGGTGTTTGGTATAGCCAAATCCGAGCCAGCGACAACGATACCATCACGGCAGCAGAGCCTATCGTTTTAGTTCGCAATATTCTCAGCGAATTGAAACTTGATGATGTGCGGGTTGAATGGAATGCAACAGTAAGGCAGGCGGTACTGGAAGGATACGTTGAGGATAGAACCGCAAAACTGCAGCTATTGGGAAGAATTGACGCGCTTGGGCTCAACTACAAAAGTGACCTGCGAACCATGGAAGAGATTCGTCGCGGTGTACGCTTTATCTTACGTAACCTCGGTTATCATCAAGTTAAAATTGAGAATGGTGAAGAGACTGGCACGCTGCTCCTAACGGGGTACATTGATGACGCGAGCCGTTGGAGCCAAGTCGAGCAGATATTAGAACGTGATGTCCCAGGACTAGTCGCTTGGAAGGTCGAATTGCAAAGAGCGGGAGCCTATATGGATACGCTCAAAACATTGCTTGAAAAAGCAGAGTTACTAAAGAAAGTTCAGCTAGCGACAAGTGACGATCGTATCGAAGTACGGGGTGAGTTGGACGATATCGAGACCACTCGATTCTATGGGGTTACGAGGGATTTTCGTGAGCAGTATGGCGAGAAACCTTACTTGGTTTTGAAGTCCATTCCGAAAGTAAGCAAGGGCACTAACATCGATTTTCCGTTTCGAAGCGTGAATTTCGGTCAAGTCCCTTATGTGATCCTTACGGACAATGTTCGTTATATGGTAGGGGCTCGAACCCCTCAAGGATATCGCATTTCTAGCGTCACCCCAGCAGGAATTGAGCTGGTGAAAGGCGGGCGAGTGATCACGATCAATCTAGGGTATGAAGGTGGAAATACCAATGACAAATCTTGAACAACTACTACAAAGCGACTCGGGGCAGGAACAGAAAGAGGCCATTATTCTCAAGTTCAAGCAAGCGCAATCTGCGGTTAAGCGCCAGCTTGATTTAGGCTGTACACCCCATGAATATCAGTTGCTACTCAAACAGCATGAAGCCTATCAAGCGGCCTTAGCTGTGATTGAAACTGTCGAATGCAATAAATAAACAAGAGGCAATACCTATGTCATTTTATGATCCGAGTAATAGTGTTTATCTCGATGATGTTAAAGCGAAACTAGAAGAACAAGCAAAGGCGGCGAATGAGGCCGTGAACGTAGCGATCAAAAACTTAGAATCCAACGCTGATGACCCATCAAAGCTGGCTGAATTGCAGCATACTATCAACAAATGGTCAGTGATTTATAACATCAATGCGACCACAACTCGCGCAATTAAGGATGTGATGCAGTCGATTCTACAGAAGGTGTAGGTTATGGAAAAAGACATGCGTTTGCTGCTGGCCGAAACGGCTTTGATGGCAACCGGTATACATCGCCACGAAGAGGCAGAGACGATTGCATCTTGCCTCGAATCCCAAAGGGGTACCGAGGAGGTCGTTGCAATGATTCGCTCTATGAGTTTGATGAACCGCGGTCGCTACGAAGAGGCTCATCGCTTGCTTGAACCAGTTTGCGAAGACTCTACTGATTTAG
Encoded here:
- the sctD gene encoding type III secretion system inner membrane ring subunit SctD; the encoded protein is MQQWKIRILSGVHAGVEVTLPNDSLVLGSDDFTADLVLTDSDIKGSHLVLVCNGDSVLLRDCEDVSINNESVTVDADGVELSRNALLSVGRLTFAVGHLEDDLVSDIARETTDKQPVSVSHKASSGWKRTFLLGLMCSLIPSVIFAGVWYSQIRASDNDTITAAEPIVLVRNILSELKLDDVRVEWNATVRQAVLEGYVEDRTAKLQLLGRIDALGLNYKSDLRTMEEIRRGVRFILRNLGYHQVKIENGEETGTLLLTGYIDDASRWSQVEQILERDVPGLVAWKVELQRAGAYMDTLKTLLEKAELLKKVQLATSDDRIEVRGELDDIETTRFYGVTRDFREQYGEKPYLVLKSIPKVSKGTNIDFPFRSVNFGQVPYVILTDNVRYMVGARTPQGYRISSVTPAGIELVKGGRVITINLGYEGGNTNDKS
- a CDS encoding EscE/YscE/SsaE family type III secretion system needle protein co-chaperone; translated protein: MTNLEQLLQSDSGQEQKEAIILKFKQAQSAVKRQLDLGCTPHEYQLLLKQHEAYQAALAVIETVECNK
- the sctF gene encoding type III secretion system needle filament subunit SctF is translated as MSFYDPSNSVYLDDVKAKLEEQAKAANEAVNVAIKNLESNADDPSKLAELQHTINKWSVIYNINATTTRAIKDVMQSILQKV
- a CDS encoding YscG family type III secretion system chaperone, with protein sequence MEKDMRLLLAETALMATGIHRHEEAETIASCLESQRGTEEVVAMIRSMSLMNRGRYEEAHRLLEPVCEDSTDLVCLAALAAGKAGLASKAESWLAIASKGSEESQAFTASFSQDIRNL